In the Silene latifolia isolate original U9 population chromosome 1, ASM4854445v1, whole genome shotgun sequence genome, CTATGTGCTTTGCTTCCTTCTTTGTTATAAATACTCTACTCTTTGCTACATCTAAAaaaagacctttgagcataatttgattttattttaaaagcaaaaaccgtgttttacaagcaaaaaccgttttgttattttgaaaaggtcgtgtgtcatataaacttgtgcattcattctttcgttatcgttataagataatagttcttaattgatttcttactcgttcattaacgtgaactttcaGAAGAATCATTAgtactttcttattagcgtaagttagtcactcgagtatttagcgatacttacttgagttacaactagggttagttgtacgagttgggttagtaaatttgtaattcgtagaaaggtactaagggggcgtttggtatgggaaagggaaagagaatgagATCAAGTAAGGGAAATGAGGGGTAAGGTATAGAATTCCTTTGAATTAAACTTGTTGTTTGGTTATGATCTTGTAAGGGAATGATTTATCCCCTTATTCCCTTTGTGGTTGTTTGGTTGTTAAAGAAGGGAATCAATATAATATTACGATTTTTTCTTCTAAACAAATTTTTTCATACGTTTTTTTTAATGTTACGACTTACCAGCTATTTTTTcctgttcttttttttttctacctTTTTTTTGtgattatttgcgcacatttagtcccctaattgagcctattttgcatactattataacattccatggccattttatccgtcaaaaccttcctatttgcttttctatcgcatttcatgtgttttgtagaaaaggagataataaggcggaaattcccgtctttcgtgcatatttggaagcttattgatgatattagatggactagtatgaagaggaggcaagaatgatgtccaagtatgtaggaataaagagtttatagaaggctcataagggttaaaagcaaggatgatgagaaggaagccatttatgaagaaattgctcggaaactgaaccaagggttgctcctttggctctgaaaatatgctagatggaacggcgtcaaaaaatcaagtgatctaggcttttgaatcactccaataggagtccgaatgaggaaataacgtccgttttacaatccgagctcaagatacagctcaacccgctcgggtcaaattcaacccgctcgggttgaagcccaggacgcccttATTTTGCTCGGGACGGACGTATTCCTGGATAGGGagattttccttgctacgtgatctACAAATCAGCCCGTCTTcacccttggacgcccggatttcttcacagctcgaattgtcttctccaagctacgaaaaagaagcccttctctcgaaaaataccgggtcctccttgctcaacttaaaaagtgtaattactagtttagcccttagttaaccctaatgcatcctccctaatttccactataaataccccatttgtaataatcaaaccatcaagttttcattaggttaaatcaatccttccttagattagattaggagtagattagaatagattatcatttaatctttccacaaattacacattaatctttccttaattattgttcaagtttattattgagtaattcaagtttattattgggtaattagaagattatcgggtttattgggagattgacaaccttccatcaatcatcaagttcttctattattctttgcattattattttggaatctccataggtataattctcttaatccttgttttaattattgttaatctttcttacttgttcatcatgtttggctttgatagtatgattgacaaccttattaacatgttaaacttgatcatgagtgagtagttacttagctaggattaatgggtaattaggggaaataaacatggggaatgattcatgcttaatctaatatgcttccataattaatttgcttgcttgttgtgatttcaacttatgcacatgttatgtttgatgaaatgctaagcctatgaatccttgcatttacaaccatcacttatcttttcaatgagacttgtaagacataaaccaactcgagtctcattagaccatgcatatagttggatagggaggattaagtcgacttgtaggtgttgtacaatctaatcgattcggctccgggacccaaaccttccaaggattgtaagatataaaccaactcgatccatcacaacaataattgcttgaatctagtaggaaacatgtttgtatgatcaattcccatgaaccccctatgaccccatgatatcctagcattttttaatcaattgtttacatctttccttttgttgcttgtttattgcctttattagattagaatcatcaacccattataattgtgacaaccccaagcataaccataattagattgaataatttgagtaaccaccgtcccatggatcgacttcgacttaccgctaactagttgtttgttgagtattataaatgtgtttgattggatgagtgacgacatcacccacatcaacatggcgccgttgtcggggacggtgttgtttatttgaattgttcttttgtctagttttagttgtgcttcttcttgaggaattttggttccttgggaatttatttcttgtacttgttctttttcacatgctcaacatgtctacattcactttttggcaatatgaaaatgaatcatttgataaatatgttgcaagatttgaagattatatgactcatgcttggcatcatggttttactatttcaaattatgaagcatgttgtgttgtttataatggcatgaaccttgaaacccgcaacttggcatttcacttgagtggtggtaggatatgtgagatgagttgtgaggaattttgggaatttgttgagttcatgaccacccattgtcttaagcaaactatacatgacatctttgagaatgccaaggaaggaatggaagtgataaaagccacatttcaaaaattcattgaggaaaactatgatgaaaatgagatttgtgaggatgagaaaccttcctataacttTTAGTCAACCCACTTTGTCCataaaattaccccaccttgggaagatggagtgctagatgaggagagtgatgatgaggaggaggagtacattcttgattgtgaaactaatgcttggatgccgtcatcctactcttcttgtgtttcaatgaaatcaacctccatggaatttgatgttaatgggcaaagtgagaatgatatggatgagagcttgagagaaaactcaccctttgaggatgacatatttgagggagacaattgtgttgaacttggtgagccttgctatgacaacccctttgataatggaccttgttgggatgaggaatttgatgaggacatttgggaaccccaaatagacacccttaaaatcaccttggatgataatgagagtacttgcattgaatgtggtgattttgactatttggaggatgagttgagtgaattgccaaccaactacccatttcatgtttcttccatccatcatttctcttatgatttttgtcatgatgctcttgatatgcttgctcggtcttttacttgggcattatttcattgcataatcttgtgttgctatgcatgcctattcatgtcccactcccaagaatttgaccgacttctacgtgctttgagtgctagtgatgattttccatgaaattgttaattaataatctttggtttaatggagttcctcaataaccattaatttgtatatatgcatttagtgtagttttgcattcatttaataaattgcatgagagatgaaagggagggatctcatatttttaattgagtttttgaaggaaattcataaaaatgagaagatgaaaaatgtaaagaaatgaagaaaatggaaaaaTTGGGCTTATGAGTAAGTGTGTTATCAAGGGAAAGATGTTGGGCCAAAATCTCAAAAAAGACGCCCATCCCAAGATAAATCCGGGCGGGTTGAAggccaagaaaagaagaaaagttccCTGCccaagaatccgggcggattttaaGAAATACGCCCTTCTTTGctctcaacccgagcgggttgatatTGTCTGGAGCGGGTTCActgccaacccgagcgggttcattTCATCTGGAGCGGGTTGACTCTGGAATTCCTcattttctctcatttggctcgtgtcatggctatatatgcttcctatctaccatcttcatcccctacaatgattgtaagaacccttttctttccctatttctcatgtatagtttgcattgtattatacctcacatgattagattagtttgcattgtatttatcccacatgattcatgtagatagttgcatatagactagaattcatgcatagttactaatgaccaaacctatttctttctacactagatatagtgtttaaatcggtttggggaggtttgatcataagtgaccatagcttaatagaaatcatgcatcatatagtatagtttagtttGCACTCATTtgttatatactccctcccattcacaataaacctcccatttcattttggcacaaatattaaggaaacacactaccccaccatataattaaatttgaaccacacaaatacactaccccaccatacaattaaatttggaccacacaaacacttaccaaaaaaggaaatagggaggttattgtgaatagacggaaaaggaaatagggaggtttattttgaatgggagggagtatgtcatatagaattgcatttagttagagcatgcattcattcatatcatatcattgcatttgtacttcaatttccataaaatcaaaaatccaaaaacatgtatttcctttttattcctactcctacatgtacattgaggacagtgtccaaaataaagtgggggataggaatttatattccaaaaatgcataaaaattgaaaattttcgaaaaatcacaaaaatatgtcttttaatttcataaaaacaaaaaccataaaaatttgaaaaattgaaaaatccaaaaacaagttcatttcctttgtagtgtagactagtatatattgttttgtatatattgtgttgtgttcatccttgttcactttgattgactacgccacatccgagacatgaggatattgaagaccgcatggtatgatctttccaatctcctttttcctctttatgttaatgactatgtggctttattttgattgatgcggtataacaatgtgaacttaggacttgcatttagtttacatgacatattagttggtagaatcacttgcattaggatgtgtatatgttagttgcatcatggcatgtagtttgaatgttagaaaaattttgcgaaaccgtctatttgggaagcttgacaagtgtatataggccctagtagatgctttttcttcttaagactttgcttgttagaatgcttgtaaaacaccctaggacgtgtcatgctagtatcctttgacccatggattaaggcctagtcaagagtaccttgtggtgtgataagtccttggctaccgtttattccaaggtgacccttgaaaccatgcatgcatccatcattcatccatgttctaccacatttttgtcatcaaagggaatgggcacaaaaagaaatcaatttgagttcaatgaaatgaaaaatgaaagaaagtttgcaaaaatgcatcaaatgaaaagaggagcaaaaatagaactcctaagcttcaaatacaaggcaccctcgttactaattggggtgactttgaaaatgttcaaaaagaaatacaaaaagttgtcaagtattgaaatgccaaaaatcaaaaagaaatggcaaagaaagtgttctcaaatgtcaaatgccacaagaaattggggggaaaaacaaaaacaaagcaaactcccaaaaagaaactcaaatactatcgatccctttatccatcgtatccatttttgtgcatggtagagaggggacgacccttcttcttgtctaggcaagagggggaattcttgcacatgttatgtttgatgaaatgctaagcctatgaatccttgcatttacaaccatcacttatcttttcaatgagacttataagacataaaccaactcgagtctcattagaccatgcatatagttggatagggaggattaagtcgacttgtaggtgttgtacaatctaatcgattcggctccgggacccaaaccttcctaggattgtaagatataaaccaactcgatccatcacaacaataattgcttgcatctagtaggaaacatgtttgtatgatcaattcccatgaaccccctatgaccccatgatatcctagcattttttaatcaattgtttacatctttccttttgttgcttgtttattgcctttattagattagaatcatcaacccattataattgtgacaaccccaagcataaccataattagattgaataatttgagtaaccaccgtcccatggatcgacctcgacttaccgataactagttgtttgttgagtattataaatgtgtttgattggatgagtgacgacatcacccacatcaactttcaTCCATCCTACTAAAACATTATAACAGAAAGTAGACAACACCAatctaatttaattaaaaaaaatcacaACATTGTATTAAATAATACAAACATTAACAAGTTTAATTTGATGTTCAAacataacatacaatccaaatgATAGAAAGTAAAGCAACTTAACACCAAGTATTCTAAATAGAATGAAAATATAAACTAGTCAATCCGATTTCTAGCTCTCCAATTGTTGAACATGCTTTGAGCTAATGAATTTCTCTTATCTGTCCATGAGTCGGTTACATTAATGGAGGTTATGTACTCcacctcatcatcatcactttcatcACCATCACTCTCAATTTCTTCATATAACTCATCGTCATCAAATGATTCAGGAGACATATATCTCTTCACCAAATTATGTAATAAAGCGCATGCAAGTACAATACGGCCATGTGTTTGTAAACTAAACCAAGAAGGACTTCTAATTATTCCCCATCTTCCCTTAAGTAATCTGAAGCATCGTTCAATCACGTTTCTAGCTTGTGCATGCCTTAAGGTGAAATATTCCTCGGCGGTCTGAGGTCGATGAGGACCACTATTCCACTCTTTAAGATGGTAAAGATGACCTCTAAATGGTGCTAGAAATCCATCTCCATTAGTGTAGCCACCATCACATAAGTAATAACAACCTTAAGACATTAAAAAACGctatttaattatgtaattatTAATGTAAGTCGGattttaattaaatatattttgTTAATTGAATTACCTTTTGGCACTTTTAAACCATTGGGCCTAGAAATAGCATCTCGAAGAATACGACCATCATGTGCAGATCCCTCCCAACCAGGTAAGACATATATAAATTCCATTTCAGGAGAACATACTCCTAGTACATTCGTTGTAAGGTTACCTTTTCTTGTCCGATATTTAGACGGATCAGCGGTAGGTACATTTACATAAATCATTGTACCATCAAGTGCACCTAAACAATtctacatgaaaaaaaaaaatatttaaaatgAAGTTATGTCTACTATGGTTAAACACAAGAGATATTTATAGTACCTTGAAATATTTCCATCTATCATCCTCGCAATCTTCTGGTATTGGTGTAGGTTTTTTAAGCAATACAACATGCAACTTCAATATTGCCATTAAACAAGCATGAAATTGTCTACTAACACTTTCACCACTTCTATAAAAATGTACACCTATCATTCTATTTTTTTTATGGTGTGCCACTGTGTATAAGAAACCTGCAACAATTTCTTCCAACCTCATGTTTTTTGTTCCACTTAGACCCCCCACATCTCTTATCATTTCTAAAAGTACACCAAATGTTCCACGATCAATATGAAGAAAGTTTCTACACATAGTGTCACTTTCCCTGATCATTCTATTCAAGTTATACATTCTTCGTTTTCTTCTAGTTCGTTTATCTAATGTTAAATATTGAGAGTCATGTATGCTCTTCCTAATGGTATACCACATCAAATGTAGCAATACAACACACTTCATTATGATAATAACATATCGTATAAAGTCCAAATTTCTCCTCCTTCTCAAAGAAAGATCACTACGAGCCATTTCTGTAAAcaagaaaacatgaataatacCATATCATTTGTCTAACACATACCCACAACTATATTTac is a window encoding:
- the LOC141647422 gene encoding uncharacterized protein LOC141647422, coding for MYNLNRMIRESDTMCRNFLHIDRGTFGVLLEMIRDVGGLSGTKNMRLEEIVAGFLYTVAHHKKNRMIGVHFYRSGESVSRQFHACLMAILKLHVVLLKKPTPIPEDCEDDRWKYFKNCLGALDGTMIYVNVPTADPSKYRTRKGNLTTNVLGVCSPEMEFIYVLPGWEGSAHDGRILRDAISRPNGLKVPKGCYYLCDGGYTNGDGFLAPFRGHLYHLKEWNSGPHRPQTAEEYFTLRHAQARNVIERCFRLLKGRWGIIRSPSWFSLQTHGRIVLACALLHNLVKRYMSPESFDDDELYEEIESDGDESDDDEVEYITSINVTDSWTDKRNSLAQSMFNNWRARNRID